The Pyrodictium delaneyi genome contains a region encoding:
- a CDS encoding THUMP domain-containing class I SAM-dependent RNA methyltransferase: MTRRTVILTTNPGIEDIVAEEARARLGAEVVEIRAGHGRVIVDIDESSLYLVEYMRSIHRAKLLLARDKICGSKECLSKVYEVVASSGVEKYVTPYTSFAIRAERVGMHEYSSLDIARVAGDAVIDAVRRLYGLRPPVDLDYPAVAVSVDVINDEIYVSIELGGELSWHRRGYRIYDHPAALKPTLAYAMVAMSGIVDGETLMDPMCGGGTVAIEAAQLLEHSRIICMDRSRRHIAGARLNARAAMVENRIRFIVGDATRLSSYVDQVDVVVSNPPYGIRMGSPHEVRRVYREFLREAASVVRKSIVLITTEHRVVKRTLEEHGWRIVHERRVAHGNLYPYIIVAKPR, from the coding sequence GTGACGCGTAGAACGGTCATACTCACTACGAACCCAGGTATTGAGGACATAGTTGCTGAAGAGGCACGTGCTAGGCTCGGTGCAGAGGTAGTAGAGATAAGGGCTGGCCACGGGAGAGTCATAGTAGACATTGACGAGTCTAGTCTATACCTCGTAGAGTACATGAGGTCTATACACAGGGCTAAGCTCTTACTTGCTCGGGATAAAATATGTGGTTCGAAAGAGTGCCTCAGTAAGGTCTACGAGGTAGTAGCCTCTAGCGGTGTCGAGAAGTATGTGACGCCCTATACCAGCTTTGCTATAAGGGCTGAGCGGGTAGGGATGCACGAATACTCTTCGCTCGACATAGCCCGTGTGGCGGGAGACGCTGTCATAGATGCGGTACGTCGTCTCTACGGTCTACGTCCCCCGGTGGATCTAGACTACCCCGCGGTAGCAGTCTCGGTAGACGTGATAAACGACGAGATCTATGTGTCCATAGAGCTTGGTGGAGAACTGTCGTGGCATAGGCGGGGCTACAGAATATATGATCATCCGGCTGCTCTCAAACCAACACTGGCCTATGCAATGGTAGCAATGTCGGGGATAGTTGATGGCGAGACTTTGATGGACCCTATGTGTGGAGGAGGTACAGTCGCTATAGAAGCAGCTCAGCTCCTAGAGCATTCCCGCATAATTTGTATGGATAGGAGTCGCCGTCACATAGCCGGTGCTAGGCTCAACGCGAGGGCGGCAATGGTTGAGAATCGTATAAGGTTCATAGTTGGTGATGCTACACGTCTAAGCAGCTATGTAGATCAAGTAGACGTAGTAGTCTCTAACCCGCCCTACGGTATACGCATGGGCAGTCCGCACGAGGTTAGACGTGTATACCGGGAGTTCCTCCGAGAAGCAGCAAGTGTTGTGAGAAAGAGCATAGTCTTGATAACAACTGAGCATAGGGTTGTGAAGCGTACGCTAGAGGAACACGGCTGGAGGATAGTTCATGAGCGCCGAGTAGC